From Deinococcus apachensis DSM 19763, a single genomic window includes:
- a CDS encoding DUF3761 domain-containing protein encodes MSVTDAEDLNYSFSTHRRGVCSHHGGVSTWY; translated from the coding sequence GTGTCGGTCACCGATGCTGAAGATCTCAACTACTCCTTCAGCACCCACCGGCGCGGCGTGTGCTCCCATCACGGCGGCGTGAGCACCTGGTATTGA
- a CDS encoding succinylglutamate desuccinylase/aspartoacylase family protein, whose amino-acid sequence MLDLIQNATPGTTQRGLLEAPLHPDTHLPFVVVRGMREGPTLLVTAGVHGAEYASIDAAYELADTDPAGLSGTLVVLPVVNPSAFWERRIYVNPIDGRNLNRVFPGQAGGTYAERLAHWIHGEFLSQADALIDLHGGDLVEALEPFSIYVRGHEASRALALAFGLPNVVATDSRGMTLEVTHTHGLPAIIAEASGQGLRPPAEVARLVEGTRRAMRYLGMLAPSPNATPPVTEHTALAWLSSPASGLWHPAVGAGETVNEGQVVGTLRDLTGRDLRTFHAPRGGTVLFVVTSLAMNEGDPLLGIGVPATANEDSDARREERSPAS is encoded by the coding sequence ATGCTCGACCTCATTCAGAACGCCACGCCCGGCACCACCCAACGAGGCCTCCTCGAAGCCCCCCTCCACCCTGACACCCACCTTCCCTTCGTCGTGGTACGCGGGATGCGGGAGGGGCCAACGCTGCTCGTGACCGCCGGAGTGCACGGTGCGGAGTACGCCAGCATCGACGCGGCGTACGAGCTGGCGGACACTGACCCCGCCGGGCTGAGCGGCACCCTCGTCGTCCTGCCCGTGGTGAACCCCAGTGCCTTCTGGGAACGGCGCATCTATGTGAACCCTATTGACGGACGGAACCTCAACCGGGTATTTCCAGGCCAAGCCGGGGGCACCTACGCCGAGCGCCTCGCCCACTGGATTCACGGCGAGTTCCTCTCGCAGGCGGACGCTCTGATCGACCTGCACGGCGGCGACCTCGTCGAGGCCCTGGAGCCGTTCTCGATCTACGTGCGGGGGCACGAGGCGTCCCGGGCGCTCGCGCTGGCCTTCGGCCTCCCGAACGTCGTGGCCACGGATAGCCGGGGTATGACGCTGGAGGTAACCCATACGCACGGCCTCCCCGCGATCATCGCGGAGGCGAGCGGGCAGGGACTGCGGCCCCCCGCCGAGGTCGCCCGGCTGGTGGAGGGCACACGACGCGCGATGCGATACCTGGGAATGCTCGCCCCCTCACCGAACGCAACCCCACCGGTCACGGAGCACACCGCCCTCGCCTGGCTGTCCTCCCCTGCAAGCGGCCTGTGGCACCCTGCCGTGGGCGCAGGCGAGACTGTCAACGAGGGGCAGGTCGTCGGCACCCTGCGCGACCTCACCGGGCGGGACCTTCGGACCTTCCATGCCCCGCGAGGAGGCACGGTCCTCTTCGTCGTCACCAGCCTCGCCATGAACGAGGGGGACCCTCTGCTGGGCATTGGCGTTCCCGCGACCGCAAACGAAGATTCGGACGCCCGTCGGGAGGAACGTTCCCCGGCTTCCTGA
- a CDS encoding DUF4062 domain-containing protein yields MSADLPPLSRIRTPDQKLRVFVSSTLQELAEERRAAHAAIERLRLSPVMFELGARPHPPRDLYRAYLEQSDVFVGIYWQRYGWVAPGEDVSGLEDEYRLSGQRPKLLYIKTPAPQREERLTQLIERIQHEDAASYRPFNTARELRELLENDLALLLTERFDAPPVSPPPPAAAEAQGSKLASSASLPVPPTPLIGREREVRDVLALLEREGVQLVTLLGPGGIGKTRVAIAVAQRAVTGGQRVDFVDLSQVRDGALVPAAIARAFQLQATVPPLNALRLALANEHLLLVLDNFEQVVDAAPFVAALLEAVPGVKVLVSSRAALHLSAEHEYPLAPLSLPSEGGRAVLERVAQSEAVQLFVQRASAVKPGFELTLENALIIMEIVSRLDGLPLAIELAAARIKLLPPAALLARLQSALDLGGARDLPERQRTLRSTLDWSYGLLRPDEQALLARLGVFEGSASLEAIEAVCGRPDAQLLAALEGLVEQSLLRQQDAADEARFTLLGSVRDYAWEKLTGSGAVEDAVSRHETYFLNLMEGLEPEQFGPRQQNVFDRVDRDRFNLWAAARRAAERGRPEVTVRLVWSAETYLMVRGEMGTVRDLMEGVLAPEVAGTPLPPLWRARAMAVAGTMAVLLGGGEKGTTAQLEAALTSMRELHDEEGEARTLLPLGMSYAYSSPPDVRAASTLEAARVRAQERGDILVQTLTLGQIGLYRSVQGDQSGAFEAYTEAYTLARSINLALPLITALLPLAFGYLARNDPETAAAQLQEALSRSRTLGYRDGVAWALEGSAVLAFWRRRDRDAARLLGAAAAFRRAFGSSMWTLTSALVEPYLRELHQRLDDQAFAQAQGEGEALGTEDALALAQSLLGEYYRSSAG; encoded by the coding sequence ATGTCCGCTGATTTGCCCCCACTCTCGCGTATCCGCACACCCGACCAGAAGTTACGGGTCTTTGTCAGCTCCACCCTGCAGGAGTTGGCGGAGGAACGTCGGGCCGCCCACGCGGCCATTGAACGGCTGCGCCTGAGCCCGGTCATGTTCGAGCTGGGCGCCCGGCCGCATCCGCCCCGCGACCTGTACCGCGCCTACCTGGAGCAGAGCGACGTGTTCGTGGGCATCTACTGGCAGCGTTACGGCTGGGTGGCTCCGGGTGAGGACGTCTCCGGGCTGGAGGACGAATACCGCCTCTCCGGGCAGAGGCCCAAACTGCTGTACATCAAGACCCCGGCGCCGCAGCGGGAAGAACGCCTGACACAGTTGATCGAGCGGATCCAGCACGAGGACGCGGCCTCCTACCGCCCCTTCAACACGGCGAGGGAATTGCGTGAGCTGCTCGAGAACGACCTCGCCCTGCTGCTCACTGAGCGTTTCGATGCGCCGCCTGTATCACCACCGCCGCCCGCTGCCGCTGAGGCACAAGGCTCCAAGCTGGCGTCGTCTGCGTCCCTGCCCGTGCCACCCACACCCCTGATTGGACGAGAGCGGGAGGTGCGCGACGTGCTGGCCCTGCTGGAGCGGGAGGGCGTGCAGTTGGTGACTCTGTTGGGCCCGGGTGGGATTGGCAAGACCCGCGTCGCCATTGCGGTAGCGCAACGGGCCGTGACGGGAGGGCAACGGGTCGATTTCGTCGATCTCTCGCAGGTGCGCGACGGGGCGCTGGTACCCGCCGCAATCGCCCGCGCGTTCCAGCTCCAGGCCACCGTTCCGCCCCTGAACGCCCTGCGTCTGGCGCTGGCGAACGAACACCTGCTGCTGGTGCTCGACAACTTCGAACAGGTCGTGGACGCGGCGCCGTTCGTGGCCGCCCTGTTGGAAGCCGTACCCGGGGTCAAGGTCCTGGTGAGCAGCCGGGCCGCCCTGCACCTTTCCGCCGAGCACGAGTACCCCCTCGCCCCCCTGTCCCTGCCCAGTGAGGGGGGGCGAGCGGTCTTGGAGCGGGTGGCCCAGTCGGAGGCCGTACAACTGTTCGTTCAACGCGCCAGCGCAGTAAAGCCGGGCTTTGAGCTCACGCTGGAAAATGCCCTGATCATCATGGAGATCGTTTCGAGGCTCGACGGGTTGCCGCTCGCCATCGAATTGGCGGCCGCCCGGATCAAACTGTTGCCCCCTGCCGCGTTGCTCGCCCGCTTGCAGTCGGCGCTGGACTTGGGAGGCGCGCGGGACCTACCTGAACGGCAACGGACGTTGAGAAGCACACTGGATTGGAGTTACGGGCTGCTGCGCCCCGATGAACAGGCGTTGCTGGCGCGACTGGGGGTTTTCGAGGGGAGTGCGAGCCTGGAGGCGATCGAGGCCGTGTGCGGCCGCCCGGATGCCCAACTGCTTGCCGCTCTGGAGGGCCTGGTGGAGCAGAGCCTGCTGCGGCAGCAGGACGCGGCAGACGAGGCACGTTTCACCCTGCTGGGCAGTGTGCGCGATTACGCCTGGGAGAAACTGACCGGGTCGGGCGCGGTCGAGGACGCCGTCTCCCGCCATGAGACCTATTTCCTGAACTTGATGGAAGGATTGGAACCTGAGCAGTTCGGCCCGCGGCAGCAGAACGTGTTCGACCGTGTCGATCGCGACCGCTTCAATCTGTGGGCCGCGGCGCGCCGGGCTGCAGAACGTGGGCGGCCCGAGGTCACGGTGCGGCTGGTCTGGTCCGCGGAGACGTACCTGATGGTGCGGGGCGAGATGGGGACCGTGAGGGACCTGATGGAGGGCGTCCTGGCCCCGGAGGTCGCGGGGACACCGCTCCCACCGTTGTGGCGCGCCCGGGCGATGGCCGTCGCAGGGACAATGGCCGTCCTTCTGGGAGGTGGTGAGAAGGGCACAACGGCCCAACTGGAAGCGGCTCTCACCTCCATGCGTGAACTTCACGACGAGGAGGGGGAGGCCCGAACGCTGCTTCCCCTGGGGATGAGTTACGCGTACAGCTCACCCCCTGACGTGCGGGCCGCTTCCACGTTGGAAGCCGCGCGCGTCCGCGCGCAGGAGCGGGGAGACATCCTGGTCCAGACGCTCACGCTGGGCCAGATTGGCCTGTACCGCAGCGTGCAGGGGGATCAGTCCGGGGCCTTCGAGGCGTACACGGAAGCGTACACGTTGGCACGGAGCATCAACCTTGCGCTACCCCTCATCACCGCGCTGCTTCCACTCGCTTTCGGGTACCTCGCGCGAAACGACCCGGAAACTGCGGCCGCACAACTGCAGGAGGCCCTGAGCCGTTCGCGGACATTGGGGTACCGCGATGGTGTCGCGTGGGCGCTGGAGGGCAGCGCGGTGCTGGCATTCTGGCGGCGGCGCGACCGCGATGCGGCCCGGCTTCTTGGGGCAGCGGCCGCGTTCCGGCGCGCCTTTGGGTCCTCCATGTGGACCTTGACCAGCGCGCTGGTCGAGCCTTACCTCCGGGAATTGCACCAGAGACTGGATGATCAGGCTTTCGCCCAGGCTCAGGGGGAAGGCGAAGCGCTGGGAACGGAAGACGCACTGGCCCTCGCACAAAGCCTGCTGGGGGAATATTACCGTTCCTCGGCAGGCTAA
- a CDS encoding bifunctional metallophosphatase/5'-nucleotidase yields the protein MKLWLLCAALLGSAASAAPLTVTILHTDDLHGHLDPVKVGEGTYGGYARQTALVRKYAAEDTNPLVLSGGDTFQGTLFYNVYQGLADVLFMNLQGYQAMAVGNHEFDNGPEALARFAQKAQFPLLASNLDVSTEPLLKDLIKPYAVLNVAGQKVGVIGAVTPDLPLISSPGDNVKMLELTQSLNNSVKALQGQGIDKIILVSHLGYPLEQEVAKTVPGLDVIVGGHSHTLLGTFNNKDFPPSEGPYPTIVQNPDGNRTLLVAAWEWGKVLGRIKVTFNDAGAVESYEGQPIAVSADLPEDPTAKRMIETLSVPIANLRRQVIGNTPQGLNGSREIVRKRESGMANVLADAALEAGQKGGAVMAFVNGGGVRSSIDAGPITFEEAITVQPFGNTLTLLDLTGAEIKQALEHGVATWSESKGQFLHVSKGMSYTFDLSKPAGNRVTAVTLNGQPLDDAKTYTVAMNTFTAKGGDAFDVFKNAKGRRIDTGTLDIDILVNYFKAHPTVDAQPEGRIVIVNEPK from the coding sequence ATGAAACTCTGGCTCCTCTGTGCCGCCCTCCTGGGCTCCGCCGCGTCTGCCGCACCCCTGACCGTCACGATTCTCCACACCGACGACCTGCACGGGCACCTCGACCCCGTCAAGGTCGGCGAGGGCACCTACGGCGGCTACGCGCGCCAGACGGCCCTGGTCCGCAAGTACGCCGCCGAGGACACCAACCCCCTTGTGCTGTCAGGTGGGGACACCTTCCAGGGGACCCTCTTCTATAACGTCTACCAGGGCCTGGCCGACGTGCTGTTCATGAACCTCCAGGGCTACCAGGCGATGGCCGTGGGCAACCACGAGTTCGACAACGGCCCCGAGGCGCTCGCCCGCTTCGCCCAGAAGGCGCAGTTCCCACTGCTGGCCTCCAACCTGGACGTGAGCACCGAGCCGCTCCTCAAGGACCTGATCAAGCCCTACGCCGTGCTGAACGTGGCCGGTCAGAAGGTCGGCGTGATCGGCGCTGTGACGCCCGACCTGCCGCTGATCAGCTCTCCGGGCGACAACGTGAAGATGCTGGAGCTGACACAGAGCCTGAACAACAGCGTGAAGGCGCTGCAGGGTCAGGGCATCGACAAGATCATCCTCGTGTCGCACCTGGGCTACCCGCTGGAGCAGGAGGTCGCCAAGACCGTGCCCGGCCTCGACGTGATCGTGGGTGGGCACTCCCACACGCTGCTGGGAACGTTTAACAACAAGGACTTCCCGCCCAGCGAGGGGCCGTACCCCACCATCGTGCAGAACCCCGACGGCAACCGCACGCTGCTCGTCGCCGCCTGGGAGTGGGGCAAGGTGCTGGGCCGCATCAAGGTCACCTTCAATGACGCGGGCGCGGTCGAGAGCTACGAGGGCCAGCCCATCGCCGTGTCCGCTGACCTTCCCGAGGACCCCACCGCCAAGCGGATGATCGAGACGCTGAGCGTACCCATCGCCAACCTCCGCAGGCAGGTCATCGGCAATACCCCCCAGGGCCTGAACGGCAGCCGCGAGATCGTCCGCAAGCGCGAGAGCGGCATGGCGAACGTGCTGGCCGACGCCGCGCTGGAAGCCGGGCAGAAGGGCGGTGCCGTCATGGCCTTCGTGAACGGCGGCGGCGTGCGCTCCTCCATCGACGCTGGCCCCATCACCTTTGAGGAAGCCATCACCGTACAGCCCTTCGGCAACACGCTGACGCTGCTGGACCTCACCGGGGCCGAGATCAAGCAGGCGCTGGAGCATGGCGTCGCCACCTGGAGCGAGAGCAAGGGCCAGTTCCTGCACGTGTCCAAGGGCATGAGCTACACCTTCGACCTTTCCAAGCCCGCCGGGAACCGCGTCACCGCCGTCACCCTGAACGGCCAGCCGCTGGACGACGCCAAGACGTACACCGTCGCCATGAACACCTTCACGGCCAAGGGTGGTGACGCCTTCGACGTGTTCAAGAACGCCAAGGGGCGCCGCATCGACACGGGCACGCTGGACATCGACATCCTGGTGAACTACTTCAAGGCCCATCCGACGGTCGACGCCCAACCCGAGGGCCGCATCGTGATCGTGAACGAGCCGAAGTAA
- a CDS encoding DinB family protein: protein MTQLDFAGNVAALRAMGDSPEEVRDRLARELGAFEAAVLAAQPQWHETLPFRAWTAAQESEHVILVNEGTARIVALLLSDRPLRPVPPVPGELVEGRRQAPTGTRPGPDQPWETLRERHATAREALLSHAPRATDDPGRRFFHPFMGEITALDWLRMAAFHIRHHRKQLQAASNQG, encoded by the coding sequence ATGACCCAACTGGACTTCGCCGGGAACGTGGCCGCGCTACGCGCCATGGGAGATTCGCCCGAGGAGGTGCGGGACCGCCTTGCCCGGGAACTGGGCGCCTTCGAGGCCGCCGTCCTCGCCGCGCAGCCACAATGGCACGAGACGTTGCCGTTCCGGGCCTGGACCGCCGCGCAGGAGAGCGAACACGTGATCCTGGTCAACGAGGGCACCGCGCGCATCGTGGCCCTGCTGCTCTCGGACCGTCCGCTGCGCCCGGTGCCCCCCGTGCCCGGCGAGCTGGTCGAGGGACGGCGGCAGGCCCCCACCGGAACGCGCCCCGGCCCCGACCAGCCCTGGGAAACGCTGCGGGAACGCCATGCCACCGCCCGGGAAGCCCTGCTGAGTCACGCCCCCCGCGCGACTGACGACCCCGGACGCCGCTTCTTCCACCCCTTCATGGGGGAAATCACGGCGCTCGACTGGCTGCGGATGGCCGCCTTTCACATCCGGCACCACCGCAAGCAGCTCCAGGCGGCCAGCAACCAGGGCTGA
- a CDS encoding 3-dehydroquinate synthase has translation MPLTRVIEQTVPVTFRYAVQFTHGLFGPENGVLRDTLAGKGGESVKVLCVLDAGVGEAFPDLARQIGAYFARHADAMQLVAPPLVVPGGERVKGDTRHVGQVQDAIHAHGIDRHSYVIVVGGGAVIDMVGFAAGTAHRGVRLVRVPTTVLAQNDSGVGVKNSVNAYGKKNWLGTFAPPYAVLNDLDFLAALEERDWLSGLAEAVKVALLKDASFFTWLEENAPALVARDLEAMEYAVYRCAELHLAHIAGSGDPFEMGSSRPLDFGHWAAHKLESLTSYALRHGEAVAVGLALDCTYAALKGMLPEADWRRVLDLLLALRLPVYVPELGTSAQDPADPSSVLSGLNEFREHLGGRLTIPLLTHIGRATEVHEMDFGLLRRTVGLLQDLHTHPTRGTSWLSTKAPAC, from the coding sequence ATGCCGCTGACCCGCGTGATCGAGCAGACCGTTCCGGTCACGTTCCGCTACGCCGTCCAGTTCACCCACGGCCTGTTCGGGCCGGAGAACGGGGTCCTGCGGGACACGCTGGCGGGCAAGGGCGGGGAGAGCGTCAAGGTCCTCTGCGTCCTCGACGCTGGGGTGGGCGAGGCGTTCCCAGACCTTGCGCGGCAGATCGGGGCCTACTTCGCCCGGCACGCGGACGCGATGCAGCTGGTCGCGCCGCCCCTCGTCGTGCCGGGGGGCGAGCGGGTCAAGGGGGACACCCGCCACGTCGGGCAGGTGCAGGACGCCATTCACGCGCACGGCATCGACCGCCACTCCTATGTGATCGTGGTCGGCGGTGGCGCCGTGATCGACATGGTGGGCTTCGCGGCGGGCACCGCGCACCGGGGCGTGCGGCTGGTGCGGGTGCCCACTACCGTGCTGGCACAGAACGACTCGGGCGTGGGCGTCAAGAACAGCGTGAACGCCTACGGCAAGAAGAACTGGCTGGGCACCTTCGCGCCGCCCTACGCGGTCCTCAACGACCTCGACTTCCTGGCCGCGCTGGAGGAACGCGACTGGCTCAGTGGCCTCGCCGAGGCGGTCAAGGTGGCGCTGCTCAAGGACGCCAGCTTCTTCACCTGGCTGGAGGAGAACGCCCCGGCACTCGTGGCCCGCGACCTGGAGGCGATGGAATACGCCGTCTACCGCTGCGCCGAGCTGCACCTCGCCCACATCGCGGGCAGCGGTGATCCCTTCGAGATGGGGTCCTCGCGGCCCCTCGACTTCGGGCACTGGGCGGCGCACAAGCTCGAAAGCCTGACAAGTTACGCGCTGAGGCACGGCGAGGCGGTGGCGGTCGGGCTGGCACTCGACTGCACCTACGCGGCGCTCAAGGGGATGTTGCCCGAGGCCGACTGGCGGCGCGTCCTCGACCTGCTGCTCGCCCTGCGGCTGCCCGTCTACGTGCCCGAACTCGGCACCTCCGCCCAGGACCCCGCCGACCCCTCCAGCGTGCTGAGCGGCTTGAACGAGTTCCGCGAGCATCTGGGCGGGCGCCTCACCATTCCGCTGCTGACCCATATCGGGCGCGCGACCGAGGTTCACGAGATGGACTTCGGCCTTCTGCGCCGCACGGTCGGCCTCCTCCAGGACCTGCACACTCACCCCACACGAGGAACCTCATGGCTTTCCACGAAGGCACCTGCCTGCTGA
- a CDS encoding TatD family hydrolase, with translation MNYIDMHAHMISRTTDDYHRMALTGCLAVTEPAFWSGRDRLGPQAFADYFDHLTTFEPARAAQYGIAHYTWLCLNPKEGEDRELARQVLALIPDFLDRPNVLGIGEIGLNRVTRNELATFHDHVELALEHGQLIHIHTPHLEDKYKGTRVMVEALAADPRIDPGRVMIDHAEEHTVEMILDHGFWTGLTLYPRTKASPARAIDMIEMYGPERLIVASACDWGPSDSLAVPEFVLEARRRGHDDALIERIVLDNPAQFLGQSSKFVPVKPGRAKVAAD, from the coding sequence ATGAACTACATCGACATGCACGCGCACATGATCTCGCGCACCACCGACGACTATCACCGGATGGCGCTGACGGGCTGCCTCGCCGTTACCGAGCCCGCTTTCTGGTCGGGGCGCGACCGGCTCGGGCCGCAGGCGTTCGCCGACTATTTCGACCACCTCACCACCTTCGAGCCCGCGCGGGCGGCGCAGTACGGCATCGCCCACTACACCTGGCTGTGCCTCAACCCCAAGGAGGGCGAGGACCGCGAGCTGGCCCGGCAGGTGCTTGCCCTCATCCCCGACTTCCTGGACCGCCCCAACGTGCTCGGCATCGGCGAGATCGGCCTGAACCGCGTCACGCGCAACGAACTCGCTACCTTCCACGACCATGTGGAACTCGCGCTGGAGCACGGCCAGCTCATCCACATCCACACGCCGCACCTGGAGGACAAGTACAAGGGCACCCGCGTGATGGTGGAGGCGCTGGCAGCGGACCCCCGCATCGACCCGGGCCGCGTGATGATCGACCACGCCGAGGAACACACCGTCGAGATGATCCTCGACCATGGCTTCTGGACAGGCCTCACCCTCTACCCCAGGACGAAGGCGTCCCCCGCCCGCGCCATCGACATGATCGAGATGTACGGCCCGGAGCGCCTGATCGTCGCCTCGGCCTGCGACTGGGGTCCCAGCGATTCGCTGGCGGTGCCCGAGTTCGTGCTGGAGGCTCGGCGGCGGGGGCACGACGACGCCCTGATCGAGCGGATCGTGCTGGACAACCCGGCGCAGTTCCTGGGGCAGTCCTCCAAGTTCGTGCCGGTCAAGCCCGGGCGCGCGAAGGTCGCGGCGGACTGA
- the eboE gene encoding metabolite traffic protein EboE → MQLAGGVQLTYCTNIHLSSGLSEVRANLERYAVPLKARLSPDAPFGIGLRLSGQESAELLEGSALSDFRTFLDGRGLYVFTMNGFPYGPFHGQPVKAQVHAPDWRDEERVAYTLRLAEILAALLPEGEEGGISTSPLSYREWVGEGDWENLTRNVVRVVAALVRLRQTRGHLIHLDIEPEPDGLLQCSDDLARFFTGHLLEEGARDLAAWLGIDLDQARDHLRDHVQVCFDTCHVAVMYEDPARALRTYEQAGLRIGKIQISSALKLALPPDPEARLDVARALGPFAEGTYLHQVIARRQDGTVVQYPDLPPALAELNGPAFTEWRVHFHVPVFLERAGLFGSTQAEIVETLALLREKPFTRHLEIETYTWDVLPDELKLPLLDSIEREYRWVQDVL, encoded by the coding sequence ATGCAGCTCGCCGGAGGAGTGCAGCTCACCTACTGCACCAACATCCACCTCTCGTCCGGTTTGAGCGAGGTGCGGGCGAATCTGGAACGGTACGCGGTGCCGCTCAAGGCCCGCCTGTCTCCGGACGCCCCCTTCGGCATCGGCCTGCGCCTGTCCGGGCAGGAGAGCGCGGAACTGCTGGAAGGTTCGGCGCTCTCCGACTTCAGGACGTTTCTGGACGGGCGCGGCCTGTACGTCTTCACCATGAACGGCTTTCCCTATGGCCCTTTTCACGGTCAGCCCGTCAAGGCGCAGGTCCACGCGCCCGACTGGCGGGACGAGGAGCGGGTGGCCTACACCCTGCGTCTCGCCGAGATTCTGGCCGCCTTGCTCCCCGAGGGTGAGGAGGGCGGCATCTCGACCAGCCCGCTGTCCTACCGGGAGTGGGTGGGGGAGGGGGACTGGGAAAACCTGACCCGGAATGTGGTGCGGGTGGTGGCGGCCCTGGTTCGCCTGCGCCAGACGCGGGGCCACCTCATCCACCTCGACATCGAGCCCGAGCCGGACGGGCTGCTGCAATGCAGTGATGACCTCGCCCGCTTCTTCACCGGGCATCTGCTGGAGGAGGGGGCGCGGGACCTTGCGGCGTGGCTGGGGATTGACCTTGACCAAGCCCGCGACCACCTGAGAGACCACGTCCAGGTCTGCTTCGACACCTGCCACGTCGCCGTGATGTACGAGGACCCGGCGCGGGCTTTGCGAACTTACGAGCAGGCGGGTCTTCGTATCGGCAAAATCCAGATCAGCTCGGCGCTCAAGCTCGCCTTGCCCCCAGACCCCGAGGCGCGGCTGGATGTGGCCCGGGCGCTGGGGCCTTTTGCGGAGGGAACCTATCTCCATCAGGTCATCGCCCGGCGTCAGGATGGAACGGTCGTGCAGTACCCCGACCTGCCGCCCGCACTCGCCGAGTTGAACGGGCCAGCGTTTACGGAATGGCGCGTGCATTTCCATGTCCCCGTCTTCCTGGAACGCGCGGGGCTGTTCGGCTCAACTCAGGCCGAGATCGTGGAGACGCTCGCCCTGCTACGGGAAAAGCCCTTCACCCGCCACCTCGAAATCGAGACCTACACCTGGGATGTGTTGCCGGACGAGCTGAAATTGCCGCTCCTCGACTCCATCGAACGCGAGTACCGCTGGGTGCAGGATGTCCTCTAG
- a CDS encoding UbiA family prenyltransferase: MSSSTLRPNLSRRLHGHLSLARISNSPTVVTNALAGAALAGGNGVTLVLVAAAMVLFYTAGMYLNDLLDLGLDRRERPERPLPSGLIPVGEAWVVTAALFGIGLLLLLPAGGKALLSGLGLVGLIVFYDVWHKTNPLSPVVMAATRAMVYVTAGLAFLPQLTTPLNVWAALLAAYIAGLTYVAKTENRRGTARFWPVALVAAPAVYGLVGGFGWGAALLALLLAAWVGHSLTFVYGRKRDIGGAVGRMIAGVCLLDALVLGVAGAWSWLPWALAAFFLTRWWQRHIKGT, encoded by the coding sequence ATGTCCTCTAGCACCCTCCGGCCCAACCTATCGCGGCGGCTGCACGGGCACCTGTCGCTGGCCCGCATCTCCAACAGTCCGACGGTGGTGACGAACGCGCTGGCGGGGGCAGCGCTGGCGGGTGGGAACGGCGTGACGCTCGTCCTGGTGGCCGCCGCGATGGTGCTGTTCTACACGGCCGGGATGTACCTCAATGACCTGCTCGACCTGGGGCTCGACCGCCGGGAGCGGCCCGAGCGTCCGCTGCCCTCGGGATTGATCCCGGTTGGCGAGGCATGGGTCGTGACCGCGGCGCTGTTTGGCATTGGCCTGCTGCTGCTCCTGCCTGCCGGGGGAAAAGCCCTCCTCAGCGGCCTCGGGCTCGTCGGCCTGATCGTGTTCTACGATGTCTGGCACAAGACGAACCCGCTGAGCCCCGTAGTCATGGCGGCGACCCGCGCGATGGTGTATGTGACGGCTGGGCTGGCCTTCCTGCCGCAGCTCACGACGCCGTTGAACGTCTGGGCCGCGCTCCTCGCCGCGTACATCGCGGGGCTCACCTACGTGGCAAAGACCGAGAACCGGCGGGGCACCGCGCGCTTCTGGCCGGTCGCGCTGGTGGCCGCGCCCGCCGTGTATGGCTTGGTCGGCGGCTTCGGCTGGGGAGCGGCGCTCCTTGCCCTGCTCCTGGCGGCCTGGGTTGGCCACAGCCTGACCTTCGTGTACGGGCGCAAGCGCGACATCGGCGGGGCGGTGGGCCGCATGATCGCCGGAGTCTGCCTGCTCGACGCGCTCGTGCTGGGGGTGGCGGGGGCCTGGTCCTGGCTACCCTGGGCGCTCGCCGCCTTCTTCCTGACCCGCTGGTGGCAGCGCCACATCAAAGGAACCTGA